The DNA window ACGCGGGGGAGATCGTCCGCGCCGCCGGTGCCGACACCCTCGTGGAGCTGGGCTCCGGATCGGGGGAGAAAACCCGTCTGCTGCTGGAGGCCCTGCGCGCGCGTGCAAGCCTGAACGGTTTCGTCCCGGTCGACGTCAGCGGTGAGTTCCTGGAGGAGGCCGCCACCCGCATCGCCGCGGAGTACCCCGACATGCGGGTCCACGTAGCCGTCGCCGACTTCGAACGCCACGCGCACCTGCTGCCCACGCGCGGGCGGCGGCTGGTGGCGATGCTCGGATCCACCATCGGCAACCAGACACCGGAAGGGCGCCGCGCGCTTCTCGCCGACCTGCACGGCACGATGGCCCCAGGGGAGACGCTGCTGCTGGGTCTGGACCTGGTGAAGAGCCGGGAGCGGCTCCTGGCGGCCTACGACGACTCCCGAGGTGTGACCGCCGAGTTCAACCGCAACGTCCTGCACGTCGTCAACCGCGGACTGGACGCTGACTTTGAACCGGACGCGTTCGACCACGTCGCCTGCTGGAACGAGGAGTCCGAATGGGTCGAGATGCGCCTGCGCGCACGAGAGCGCCAGCGTGTCCACCTCACCGCCCTCGACCTCACGGTGGACTTCGCGTCCGGTGAGGACGTACGCACCGAGATCTCGGCGAAGTTCCGCAGGGACAGGGTCTCCTCCGAGCTCGCCCGGGCCGGGTTCACGGTGCGCGGTTGGTGGACCGACCCCGGTGAGGACTTCGCCCTGGTTCTCGCCGAAGTGTGAACAGCCGGGACCGGAGGTGGCGGCGCGGGCGGAACACGGTCGTTCGCGCCGCCGCGCACCGGTAACCGGGACGGTTCCGGCTCCGGTACGGTGACACGCGTGATCAAGGTAGGAGTGTTCGGCGCCAACGGGCGCATGGGATCGGAAGTGGTCAGGGCGGTCACGCAGGCCGCCGACACGGAACTGGTTGCTGCGGTTGACGAGGCGAGCCAGCGCGAGAGCGCGGGTGGGGCCGACGTTGTCGTGGACTTCACCCATCCGGACGCGGTGATGGACAACCTGCGCTGGCTGGTCGCCAACGGTATCCACGTCGTGGTGGGCACGAGCGGGTTCGACGAGGCCCGCCTGTCCGAGGTGCGCGACCTACTGGCGCACCACCCCGGGGTCCGGGTGCTCGTCGCCCCCAACTTCGGTATCGCAGCCGTGCTGATGATGCACTTCGCGGAGAAGGCGGCGCCGTTCTTCGACTCGGCGGAGATCGTGGAACTGCACCATCCGAACAAGGTCGACGCGCCCAGCGGAACGGCGCAACGCACCGCCGAGCTGGTGTCGCGCGCACGGGAGCAGGCGGGCGCTGACGCGATGCCGGACGCGACGACCTCCGAGGCTCCGGGCGCACGGGGCGCTGACGTGGCCGGGGTTCCGGTCCACGCGCTGCGCATGGCCGGGTCGATCGCCCACCAGGAGGTCCTGTTCGGCACGCACGGGGAGACGCTGAAGATCCGGCACGACTCGATGTCGCGGGAGTCGTTCATGCCGGGGGTGCTGCTGGGGGTCCGCCAGGTCGCCGACCTTCCCCAGCAGCTCACCGTCGGCCTGGAGCCGTTGCTCGGGCTGGAGTGAGAGCGGGAATCACTGGTGTGGCCCGCGTCCCGCGTGCCGGGGCTTCGCGGGACGCGTGGGGAGGTCCCGCATCCGCTGCCGGGGCGGGCCCTCCCCACGGTGGGACGAGGTGTTCACTCGTAGAAGCCGAGCAGTACGAACGTCTGCCCCCCGAGCACCCCTCCGACGATGGGGGCCACGATCGGAACCAGGGCGTAGGACCAGTCGGAACCGCCCTTCCCGGCGATGGGCAGGAGCGCGTGTGCTATACGCGGACCGAGGTCGCGGGCCGGGTTGATCGCGTAACCGGTGGGGCCACCGAGGGAGAGGCCGATGGCCGTCACGAGCAGCCCGATGAGCAGCGGCGCGAGGCCGGTTCCGAACAGGTCGGCGAGGTCGCCGTTGCTCTGGCCGATGGGGTTCATGTTCGCGTTGATGCCGAGGATCCCGAACACCAGCATGAACGTGCCGATGACCTCGGTGGCGAAGTTGGCCGGGATGTTGCGGATAGCGGGGACGGTGGAGAAGACACCCAGCTTGGTCTCGGTGTCCTCGGTCTCCTTCCAGTGGGGCAGGTAGGTGACCCACACCAGGGCGGCGCCGAAGGCGCCGCCAGCGACCTGGGCGGCGACGTAACCCGGCACCATGGACCAGGGCAGCTCCCCGATGGAAGCCATGCCGAACGTGACGGCGGGGTTGATGTGGGCGCCGCTGAACTGTCCGACGGCGTAGACCGCCATTCCCACGGCCAGTCCCCAGCCGAGGGTTATGACGATCCATCCGCCGCCGTTGGCCTTGGATTTGGCGAGTGTGACACCGGCGACGACGCCGCAGCCAAGTAGGGTAAGGATCGCCGTACCGACGAATTCGGCGATGTATTCCATGCGAAGCCTCCGCTGAGCGGGTCGGATCTGGGTGGGGCCACCGTGGTGGGTGGGGTTCAGACGTCCTCGTGCTCGAGCCAGCCGAGCGAGCGGTTGACCGCCTTGCGCCAGTTGCGGTACTCGCGGTCCCGAACCTCGTCCGGCATCTGCGGTGACCACTCGGCCGCCTTGTGCCACTTGGCCCGAAGACTTTCCAGGTCGGGCCAGTACCCCACGGCCAGTCCGGCGGCGTAGGCGGCACCTAGGCACGTCGTCTCGGCGACCATCGGACGGACCACGTCCACGTCCAGTACGTCGGCGAGGATCTGCATCAACAGGTTGTCCGCGGTCATGCCGCCGTCGACGCGCAGGTCGGACATGTCAGCTCCCGAGTCCTGACGCATGGCGTC is part of the Haloactinospora alba genome and encodes:
- a CDS encoding MIP/aquaporin family protein; its protein translation is MEYIAEFVGTAILTLLGCGVVAGVTLAKSKANGGGWIVITLGWGLAVGMAVYAVGQFSGAHINPAVTFGMASIGELPWSMVPGYVAAQVAGGAFGAALVWVTYLPHWKETEDTETKLGVFSTVPAIRNIPANFATEVIGTFMLVFGILGINANMNPIGQSNGDLADLFGTGLAPLLIGLLVTAIGLSLGGPTGYAINPARDLGPRIAHALLPIAGKGGSDWSYALVPIVAPIVGGVLGGQTFVLLGFYE
- the egtD gene encoding L-histidine N(alpha)-methyltransferase yields the protein MFWTDRHLTPDDLTKTLRRDVAEGLAAVPKTLPPKWFYDQRGSALFDRITRLPEYYPTRAEHAALHNHAGEIVRAAGADTLVELGSGSGEKTRLLLEALRARASLNGFVPVDVSGEFLEEAATRIAAEYPDMRVHVAVADFERHAHLLPTRGRRLVAMLGSTIGNQTPEGRRALLADLHGTMAPGETLLLGLDLVKSRERLLAAYDDSRGVTAEFNRNVLHVVNRGLDADFEPDAFDHVACWNEESEWVEMRLRARERQRVHLTALDLTVDFASGEDVRTEISAKFRRDRVSSELARAGFTVRGWWTDPGEDFALVLAEV
- the dapB gene encoding 4-hydroxy-tetrahydrodipicolinate reductase, with product MIKVGVFGANGRMGSEVVRAVTQAADTELVAAVDEASQRESAGGADVVVDFTHPDAVMDNLRWLVANGIHVVVGTSGFDEARLSEVRDLLAHHPGVRVLVAPNFGIAAVLMMHFAEKAAPFFDSAEIVELHHPNKVDAPSGTAQRTAELVSRAREQAGADAMPDATTSEAPGARGADVAGVPVHALRMAGSIAHQEVLFGTHGETLKIRHDSMSRESFMPGVLLGVRQVADLPQQLTVGLEPLLGLE